Proteins encoded by one window of Swingsia samuiensis:
- the thiC gene encoding phosphomethylpyrimidine synthase ThiC: MGDISQNLKPETIVDQVTTGAIEGSQKRWSSAPGRPDIRVPYREIALHPSANEEAVRVYDTSGPYTDENASIDVKKGLEKPRASWIAQRGFAQQKARDVKPEDNGFASEMQAVPVCPAQHDVYSGAQAKLVTQYEFAKAGIITEEMIYIAHRENACREKMAEGSEMRRADGEDFGASIPPFITPEFVREEVARGRAVIPANINHPELEPVIIGRSFLVKVNANIGNSAVTSSAAEEVDKLVWAIRWGADTVMDLSTGRNIHNIRDWIIRNSPVPIGTVPLYQALEKVGGVPEKLTWEIFRDTLIEQAEQGVDYFTIHAGVRLQHVPLTAKRTTGIVSRGGSIMASWCLAHHRESFLYEHFEDICDIMRQYDISFSLGDGLRPGSIADANDAAQFAELETLGELTKIAWAKGCQVMIEGPGHVPMHKIRANVTKQLKECGEAPFYTLGPLTTDIAPGYDHITSGIGAAMIGWFGTAMLCYVTPKEHLGLPDRSDVKTGVITYRIAAHAADLAKGHPTAQLRDDALSRARFEFRWEDQFNLSLDPDTARSFHDETLPKQAHKTAHFCSMCGPKFCSMKISHDIRREAERKEGMEQMKDVFQEHGHKLYVPQEEVDAVID; this comes from the coding sequence ATGGGCGATATTTCACAAAATTTAAAACCAGAAACGATTGTTGATCAAGTCACCACAGGAGCGATTGAAGGTTCACAAAAGAGGTGGTCTTCTGCGCCGGGGCGTCCAGATATTCGGGTGCCGTATCGGGAAATTGCTTTGCATCCATCGGCGAATGAAGAGGCTGTGCGTGTCTATGACACATCTGGACCTTATACGGATGAAAATGCCTCGATCGATGTAAAAAAAGGCCTTGAAAAGCCACGGGCATCTTGGATTGCGCAGCGTGGGTTTGCTCAACAAAAAGCGCGAGATGTAAAGCCAGAAGATAATGGCTTTGCCAGTGAGATGCAGGCCGTTCCTGTCTGTCCTGCACAGCATGATGTGTATTCAGGTGCTCAGGCAAAACTTGTCACGCAATATGAGTTTGCGAAGGCAGGTATTATTACAGAAGAAATGATTTATATCGCCCATCGTGAAAATGCCTGCCGAGAAAAAATGGCTGAGGGGTCAGAGATGCGGCGTGCGGATGGGGAGGATTTTGGTGCGTCTATTCCTCCTTTTATAACGCCTGAATTTGTTCGGGAAGAAGTGGCGCGTGGGCGTGCCGTGATCCCTGCGAATATTAATCATCCAGAATTGGAGCCGGTAATTATTGGGCGGAGTTTCTTGGTGAAGGTGAATGCGAACATCGGGAATTCAGCGGTTACATCTTCTGCAGCCGAAGAGGTTGATAAGCTCGTCTGGGCTATTCGCTGGGGCGCTGATACGGTGATGGATTTGTCGACGGGACGGAATATTCATAATATTCGGGATTGGATTATCCGGAATTCCCCTGTGCCCATTGGGACTGTGCCACTTTATCAGGCACTTGAAAAAGTAGGTGGGGTGCCTGAAAAGCTCACGTGGGAAATTTTTCGTGACACCTTGATTGAACAGGCTGAGCAAGGGGTGGATTATTTTACCATTCATGCTGGCGTGCGGCTGCAACATGTTCCACTAACAGCCAAGAGAACGACGGGTATTGTCTCTCGTGGTGGTTCGATTATGGCCTCATGGTGTTTGGCGCATCATCGTGAAAGCTTCTTATACGAGCATTTTGAAGATATTTGCGATATTATGCGCCAGTATGACATTTCCTTTTCATTGGGAGATGGGCTACGTCCGGGCTCTATTGCTGATGCAAATGATGCCGCGCAATTTGCAGAATTAGAGACTCTTGGTGAATTAACGAAGATCGCATGGGCAAAGGGCTGTCAGGTTATGATTGAAGGGCCGGGCCATGTGCCAATGCACAAAATTCGGGCAAATGTCACAAAACAGCTGAAAGAATGTGGTGAAGCTCCTTTCTATACACTGGGTCCGCTGACGACGGATATTGCTCCGGGATATGATCACATCACATCGGGCATTGGTGCTGCGATGATTGGTTGGTTTGGCACGGCGATGCTGTGTTACGTGACACCCAAAGAGCATCTCGGTTTGCCAGACCGATCTGATGTGAAGACGGGTGTGATTACGTATCGTATTGCTGCACATGCGGCAGACTTGGCAAAAGGACACCCGACGGCTCAGTTGCGTGATGATGCCTTATCGCGTGCGCGTTTTGAATTCCGCTGGGAGGATCAGTTTAATCTGTCTTTAGATCCAGATACCGCGCGGAGTTTCCATGATGAGACTTTGCCTAAACAAGCTCATAAGACAGCTCATTTTTGCTCCATGTGTGGACCAAAGTTTTGCTCCATGAAAATCAGTCATGATATTCGCCGTGAGGCAGAGCGAAAGGAAGGGATGGAACAAATGAAGGATGTTTTTCAGGAGCATGGGCATAAATTATATGTGCCACAAGAGGAAGTTGATGCTGTAATCGATTAA
- a CDS encoding CvpA family protein yields MPDLSRFVPQNLTHFDMIVLVVLGLSALWGLTRGFATELSGLVAWVAAIVLTYRFHAMLVPWISPYFHNSWMAENVSATVMFVVMLLLLSGIASRVGGLIKGSILGGVDHILGAFFGFLRGYVLVIVFYLIAGSFFGSWTSYLMQGSLTAPYIEAGAAELIGYLPHSVQEHLASPLRNGHEASL; encoded by the coding sequence ATGCCTGATTTATCCCGTTTTGTACCTCAAAATCTTACACATTTTGATATGATTGTTTTGGTGGTTTTGGGGCTGTCAGCCTTGTGGGGGCTAACGCGTGGTTTTGCAACAGAACTTTCGGGACTAGTGGCCTGGGTGGCCGCAATTGTTTTGACCTATCGTTTCCATGCGATGTTGGTGCCTTGGATATCGCCTTATTTCCATAATAGTTGGATGGCAGAAAATGTAAGTGCCACGGTGATGTTTGTGGTGATGCTGCTTTTGTTAAGCGGTATTGCATCCCGTGTTGGTGGGTTGATTAAAGGGAGCATCCTGGGAGGGGTTGATCATATTCTAGGAGCTTTTTTTGGCTTTTTACGGGGATATGTGCTCGTAATTGTTTTTTATCTGATCGCGGGGTCTTTTTTTGGCTCTTGGACTTCCTATCTGATGCAGGGAAGCCTCACTGCTCCATATATCGAAGCAGGCGCGGCAGAACTTATTGGTTATTTGCCTCATTCGGTGCAAGAACATCTTGCATCTCCGCTCAGAAACGGCCATGAGGCATCTTTGTAA
- the hemA gene encoding 5-aminolevulinate synthase, whose protein sequence is MNYDAMFQSALDGLRADGSYRYFAELERHSGQFPKAYHYGLGRDVTVWCSNDYLGMGQHPDVLKAMHAALDETGAGAGGTRNISGTNHYHVELEKELASLHGKESALLFNSGYLSNWVTLGTIAGRLRDCVVLSDALNHASMIEGIRHSRAEKQIFRHNDVEDLEERLKAFPRDIPKIIAFESVYSMEGDIAPIEAICDLADKYGAMTYLDEVHAVGMYGDQGAGIAEKLGLSHRLTVIEGTLGKGYGVVGGYIAASAPLCDFVRSFGSGFIFSTALPPMVAAGALASVRYLRRSSAEREGQQRAVAYLRDALDRVGIPHILNPSHIVPVMVGDAELCRALSDELLKRFGHYIQPINYPTVPRGTERLRITPTPLHSNEAIDELVDALLVLWQERQLKRSHAA, encoded by the coding sequence ATGAATTATGATGCGATGTTTCAGTCAGCTCTGGATGGTTTGCGTGCAGATGGCAGCTATCGTTATTTTGCTGAGTTGGAGCGGCATTCAGGGCAATTCCCTAAAGCGTATCATTATGGTTTAGGGCGGGATGTTACGGTCTGGTGTTCCAATGACTATCTGGGAATGGGGCAGCACCCTGATGTGTTAAAAGCCATGCATGCGGCTCTGGATGAAACAGGAGCAGGAGCGGGTGGAACCCGAAATATTTCAGGGACAAACCACTATCATGTAGAGCTGGAAAAAGAGCTGGCGTCATTGCATGGCAAAGAAAGTGCTCTTCTTTTTAATTCTGGCTATCTGTCAAATTGGGTAACATTAGGAACCATTGCAGGGCGTTTGCGTGATTGCGTCGTGCTATCAGACGCATTGAATCATGCTTCTATGATTGAAGGCATCAGACATTCTCGTGCAGAAAAACAGATTTTCCGTCATAATGATGTAGAAGATTTGGAAGAGCGCTTGAAAGCATTTCCACGAGATATCCCTAAAATTATAGCTTTTGAATCCGTTTATTCCATGGAAGGGGACATTGCACCGATTGAGGCTATTTGTGATTTAGCTGATAAATATGGTGCCATGACGTATCTTGATGAAGTGCATGCGGTGGGGATGTACGGAGATCAGGGAGCCGGTATTGCCGAAAAGCTCGGCTTGTCCCATCGTTTAACGGTCATTGAAGGGACGTTAGGCAAAGGATACGGCGTTGTGGGGGGGTATATTGCTGCATCTGCACCTCTGTGTGACTTTGTTCGTTCTTTTGGTTCTGGCTTTATTTTCTCTACCGCTTTACCGCCCATGGTTGCTGCGGGTGCCCTCGCCAGCGTTCGCTATTTGCGGCGGAGTAGTGCGGAGCGGGAAGGGCAGCAACGTGCTGTGGCCTATTTGAGAGATGCGTTGGATCGTGTTGGTATTCCGCATATTTTGAATCCCAGCCATATTGTTCCGGTTATGGTCGGTGACGCAGAGTTATGCCGTGCGCTGTCAGATGAATTATTGAAACGCTTTGGTCATTATATCCAGCCGATTAATTATCCAACCGTTCCGAGAGGCACAGAGCGGTTGCGGATTACACCTACACCACTTCACTCTAATGAAGCGATTGATGAACTGGTTGATGCTCTGCTAGTGCTTTGGCAGGAAAGACAATTAAAGCGGTCGCACGCTGCTTAA
- a CDS encoding EAL domain-containing protein: MDKDAEGYSGLDSSHYDVSSVGIFATNLRNRRAKQKNTLPDLQWLPRWERREGEDYTLLGAQIDISQCWLAIPRRISRSGRSQREKPYENINHELLRFAFAQAASWSSNKRLMVSFEDETFNHETVTQLCELLSESDLSASCLDVLIPESCVAQNDVRLFYYWATLRDQGARIFIKGLGKTDISLSLMWRRSIGGLLDGVLFDASVLMPTGGVGAGHSSLLDTRAVDFYLGILKTFRNLGLRIYATNIDYEAVLSFVMHAGCEEASGEMLGGVLTSAQMREKCIASKGRVSTRKRHIIRTTEGL, translated from the coding sequence TTGGATAAAGATGCGGAGGGTTACTCTGGTTTAGATTCATCTCATTACGATGTTTCAAGTGTAGGAATATTTGCTACAAACTTAAGAAACCGTCGTGCAAAACAAAAAAACACTTTGCCTGATTTGCAGTGGCTTCCGCGTTGGGAGCGTCGAGAGGGTGAAGATTATACTCTACTCGGGGCTCAAATTGATATTAGCCAGTGTTGGCTTGCTATTCCTCGTAGGATTTCTCGCAGTGGGCGCTCCCAGAGAGAAAAACCATATGAAAATATTAATCATGAACTGCTGAGATTTGCATTCGCTCAAGCTGCGTCTTGGTCAAGTAATAAGCGTTTGATGGTATCGTTTGAAGATGAAACGTTTAATCATGAGACTGTAACTCAGCTATGTGAACTTCTTTCGGAAAGTGATTTATCGGCGTCTTGTTTGGATGTGCTGATACCCGAGAGTTGTGTAGCGCAGAATGATGTGAGGCTTTTTTATTATTGGGCGACATTACGTGATCAAGGTGCACGCATTTTTATCAAAGGTTTAGGAAAAACGGATATAAGCCTGTCGCTTATGTGGCGCCGCTCTATTGGGGGGTTATTGGATGGGGTGTTGTTTGATGCTTCTGTTTTGATGCCTACTGGAGGGGTGGGAGCAGGACACAGCTCTTTACTGGATACACGCGCGGTTGATTTTTATTTAGGTATTTTAAAGACATTTAGAAATTTAGGTTTAAGGATTTATGCCACGAATATCGATTATGAAGCGGTTTTGAGCTTTGTTATGCATGCGGGGTGCGAGGAGGCTTCAGGGGAGATGCTAGGCGGTGTGCTCACTTCGGCACAAATGAGAGAGAAATGTATTGCCTCCAAAGGGCGTGTGTCCACTCGAAAGCGACATATTATCCGGACGACCGAAGGATTATAG